The following nucleotide sequence is from Salinigranum halophilum.
GGCCCAACTGGAAGAACTCGCAGAGCGCGTCGAGCGCCTCCGGACGGTCCTTCGGGACCCGACGAAGACGGACTTCCGGGTGGTGATGGTTCCCGAGAAGATGAGCGTCCTCGAATCGGGGCGTCTCATCCGGCGGCTGGACGAGTTCGGGATCCCGGTCCAGACCGTCGTCGTGAACCAGGTGATGGAGAACCTGACGGAGGTCACGACCGAGGTCGACCCCGAGTGGGTCGTCTCGCCGGACCTCGACGGCTGCGAGTTCTGTCAACGGCGCTGGAAGGTCCAGCAGGGCGCGCTCTCGGAGGCGATGGAGATCTTCCGCGGACACGACGTCAAGCGCGTGCCGCTGCTGGCCGACGAGGTGCAGGGCGAGGCCGCGCTCCGGGTCGTGGCGGCCTGTCTGCAGTGAGCGGTCGAGGTCAGGAGAGTTTCCGCAACAGGCCGAACGCGCTGTCGCGCAGCGAGTCGGGGACGAACCGACCCAGGACGGCGACGGCGGCGACGGTTCCGACCGGGTAGCGCGCGGCGGGTTTCGTCGCCGACGCCGCGTTGACGATGTCGTCAGCGACCCGTTCCGGTGATTCCTCCCAGAACCCGCCCCCACCGACGGCCTGCATGTCGTCGAACGCCTTGTAGAACGAGTCGTACGCCTCCGAGCGGTCGAGTTCTTCCGCGGTGACCTCGTCGGCCGCCCGCTGGTCGAACTGCGTGTCGACCGGGCCGGGTTCGACGAGGACGACGTCGATGTCGTACTCGTCGACCTCGACGCGGAGCGCGTCGCTCATGGCCTCGAGCGCGAACTTCGAGGCGCAGTAGACGCCGCCGCCGGGAAACGAGAGCCGCCCGGCCACGCTGGAGACGTTGACGATGGTCCCCGACTCCTGCTCGCGCATGTGCGGCAGGACGGCGCGTGTGAGCCGGTGTGGGCCGTAGACGTTGACGTCGAACTGGTCGTGGACCTTCTCGGTGGGGACGTCCTCGACGGGGCCGAACTGCGCGTAGCCGGCGTTGTTGACCAAGCAGTCGATACGGCCGTGTTCGTCGACGATGCGGGAGACGACGCGGTCGACGTCCTCGGGGTCGGTGACGTCGAGCGTCGAGATGTCACAGCCACGGTCGCCCAGCGTCTCGATGTCGGCGGGGTTGCGAGCGGTGGCGTACACCTCCCACTCCTCGTCGAGGAAGGCGAGCGCCGTCGCGCGGCCGATTCCTGACGAACAACCGGTGATGAGGACCGTCTTGGGATGCACGGCGGTACGTCGGAACGCGGACAGTTAAGTGCCACCGATTGCGGAGGTTCGGTCGCGTTCTCCTGCCGTCACGCGTCTTCGAGGTACTCGGCTTTCACTTCGTCCGCGTACGCGTCCGCGAGTCGCGTCGGCTCCGGCAGTTTGTACCCGTCACAGCAGCGGACGACGAGGTCGGCCGCGGTCCCCGCGGAGACGCGGTGGCCGGGACTGACGTACAGGGGATTGATCTTTCGACTCGACGCGTACTGTCTCGACTGGACGGCGTAGCCGATGACGCGGCCGTCGGGGGCGTCGACGTCGCTGTCCGCGAGAATTGGCGTCCGCCACCCCTCGGGCCGGCCGTCGACGGACTCGCGGGGGCGACCACAGAGGAGCGACTTCGCGATGCCGACGCTCGGGCGGTCGAAGACGACGCCCATGTGCGTCGCGAGCCCGGCCTGTCGGTAGTGGATGCGGCCGCTCCCGTCGAAGAAGAGGAGGTCCGGGTCGGTCTCCAGTTCGGCGAGGGCGTCGACGATGGGGCCCCCCTCGCGGAACGAGAGCAGACCGGGGACGTACGGAATCGAGAGCGGGGAGACGGCGTGTGCGCGCTCGACCACTTCCCCACCCTGGAGACAGACCACGGCGCTGACGGCCGCGTCGTCGAGGAACGCCTGGTCGATACCGGCGACGACGGGCGCGTCCGGCCCGGTTCGGTCCCGGCCGCCGGGCCCGAGTGTCGACTGCGGTCCGTCGACACCGCTCCCGATGCGTGTGGGGTCGAAAGTGAACTCGTCGGCGAACGAGGCGGCCTCGGCGACCCGTCGCTGGAGCGTTTTCATCTCCTCGCGCGTCGCCGAGGCGTCGGGCAGGTACTGGGGGAAGTGCGGCTCCATCTCAGAACCGACCGCGACCCGGGCCGCCCGCGCCGCCGCCCCCACCGAACTGGAGCGACTTCGGCACGCCGACTTTCCCCTTCACACGGCCGCCGTACGCGAGTCCGACGACGAGGCCGACGAGGTGGGCGAAGTGGGCGACGTTGCCGCCGAGGGCCCCGACGCCGTTCGCGGCACCGAAGCCGGCGACGAGGCTGAACGCGGCGAAGCCGAAGGTGAGCACCCACAGTGGCATGGGGATGATGAAGTAGAGGTACACCTTCAGGTTCGGGTTCAACACGGTGAGCACGCCGAGGACGCCCATAATCGCGCCGGAGGCACCGACGACGCCGGGACCGAACGGGCCCGTCGTGACCAGCGTCGTCCCCACCTGCGCGAGCCCTGCGAGGATGCCCGCGCCGAAAAAGAGCGCCGTGAACCGCTTCGTGTTGAGGTAGCGCTCGACGACGGGGCCGAAGAAGTACAGCGCGATGCTGTTGAACGCGATGTGGGTGAAGCCGCCGTGGGCGAACACCGAGGTGACCCACGTCCACACGTACTCGATGCTCCCGGGGTTGAGGACGAACACGGCCTGCCACACGCCCGAGCGGGGCCCGAACCCGAGGACGAACGGGAAGAGGAAGTACTGCAGGGCGAACGTGATCCACATCAGCCCCAAAAAGAGGTAGCTCATGTTCCCGCGGAAGTAGCCGAGCGGGCCGCCCGTCGACGTCACCCGGTCGAGGACGCCCTTCGAGCGACCGCCCCGATTCTCGACCGAGTCGTCGAAGTCGCTCTCGAAGACGCCGGCGGGGTCGTTCCAGTCGTTCAGCCCGGGACAGTTGTGGTTCTCCGGGAGGCGATGCTCCCCGCAGAACGTCTGCCCACAGCGCCGACACTGGTACGGCAAGTTCTCCTCCTTGCCGCACGCGTCACACTTCGCCATTACGCAGGGTTAACGGCGTGGTGCTAAAAGGGATTGCCCTCCTGGGCACGCGTAGAACACACGACTCACGCGTCGTCTGGCTCGGTGTCGGCCGTCGACCGGGCGTCTTCGTCCGCTGCTGCCGGGGCCGGTGCGGGGACGACGGTCCGGTGGTCGATGCCGACGCGGGGACGGGTGGAACTCATCTCGGCTTCGACTACGTCGTTCGGCCACAAAAGATTACCCATGCGCATAATTCATCGTGCGGTTCCGCGGGAATAACCGAGACACATGACTCTCGAGGTCGGTCGTCCGACCGATGGGTCGGGCGTCGGCTCCCGCAGCCCCGACTCGCGGTGAGAAGATCCGGGTGTCGGGCTTACGCGAAGTTCTCCTCGTAGAGGTCCATCGCGTGCTCGATGGCGTCCTTGGCGGCCTGGGCGTCCTCCCAGCCGAGCGTCTCGACCTCTTTGCCCTCCTCGAGGTTCTTGTACGTCTCGAAGAACTCCGCGATCTCGGCTCTCGTCTGCGCGGTGAGGTCGTCGACGTCGGTGATGTGGTCGTAGCGGGGGTCCTCGGTGGGGACGGCGATGACCTTGTCGTCCTGTTCGCCGTCGTCGTCCATCCCCATCAGGGCGACGGGACGGGCCTCGATGATGCACCCGGGGAAGGTCTGGTCCTCGACGAGGACGAGCACGTCGAACGGGTCGCCGTCGTCGTAGTAGGTCTGCGGCATGAAGCCGTAGTCGGAGGGGTAGTGGACGTTCGAGTGGAGGACGCGGTCGAGGACGACACCGGGGACGTCCTTGTCGTACTCGTACTTGTTTCGCTCTCCCTTCAAACACTCCACGACGGCGTAGACGACGTCCGGGGCGTCCGGTCCGGTCTCCATGTCTTCCCAGAGATTGACCATACGTCTCCGTCCGCTGAGTAGCGCAAAAATCCGTCGGTATCGGTAGACGACCGGTTGACGGGCCGAGCGCGTCCGTTTATAACAGTCGGCGACCTGTCTTATTCATGACTACAAACATCACTCGTGACCGAACCGGTCACTATCTGCCGAAAACGCTGGAACACGGGCGTATACTGGATAAATTCTACTCACACACGTACTGTTTTAGCACTGAAAATACCGAAATAAATAATGGTACAAGAAGTGTTAAGTAGTCCGATGACATGTCCAGATATATGTCAGAGGCACAAACCCTGGGCACAGAGTCTGGCATGGCGCGGGACCTCACCGCGTTCCAACAGAACATCCTCGTCATTCTCGCCGAGGAGCCGATGTATGGACTTGCAATCAAGCGACACCTCGAAGATTACTACGGTACCGAGGTCAACCACGGGCGACTGTACCCGAACCTCGACGACCTCGTCGAGATGGGGCTCGTGAACAAGAGCGAACTCGACAAGCGGACGAACCAGTACGAACTCACCGACGACGGTCACCAGACCGTCCTCGACCGGTTCAACTGGATGCTGTCGAAGTTCGTCACGAGCGAGGAGCGCGCGGACGAGGTCCGCGAGCTCGTCGACGGTCACCTGTAGCTGGGTCGGTCACACCCAGCGGCGTCGAACAGGAGTCTCAACGACTCCTCTATCACCGCCTTTTGCTCCGCAGTCGGCCACGCGTTGCGCGGATAGTACTCCTCGAGGAACTCCTTCACCTCGCGGCCGGAGGCCGCTTCGATACGCCGCGTGTAGTGGTTCCCCATGAAGTCGGCGAACGCCCGGGCGTTCGCCGCGTGGACGACCCCGTGTTCCTCGCCGAGCCGTTCGACGAGGTCGGCGTTGTCGGCTTCGACAGCCTGCCACTCGTCGTCCGCGCCCGCGCCGGAGAGCGAACGTTCGACCGCACGCGAGAGGTCGTCCATCCGCTCGGTGCGTGCGACTCCGTCCTCGAACCAGTCAGACGGGTTCAACACGAGCGTGTCGTCGTCCTCACGGTAGCGGGCCGTGTAGCCGTGTTCGGCCAGGAGTTCGTCGCGACGGTCGCGGTGAGCCGCCGCCTCCTCGGGGTTCGGCACGTCACGTGCGAGTCGGGTCAGCCGTTCGGCCTCGTCGAGCAGTTCGTCTGGAAGGTCGTCAGCCATCGTCGAGCGCCTCGTTCGCTAGGGAGTCGGCGCGGTCGTTTATCTCCCGCGGAACGTGTTCGAGCGACCAGCGGTCGAACCCCGAGAGCAGTTCGAGTGCGGTGACGCGCCGCTCGCGCAGGTCGGGGTCGTTCGTGTTCCACTCGCCGCGGACCTGCTTGACGATGAGTTCGGCGTCGCCGCGGACGTCCACTTCGTCGAAGCCGTGGTCGCGGGCGACCTCCAGCGCGCGAATCAACGCCTCGTACTCCGCGCGGTTGTTGGTCGACTCGCCGATGCGCTCGCTCCCTTCGGCGACGACTCCGTCGGCCGTGACGATGGCGTACCCCACCGACGCCGGGCCGGGATTACCGCGACACGCCCCGTCGAAGTAGACGTGCGCACGACCGCCACTCTCGCGGAGGTGTCCGAGGAGGTCGACGGGTGTCGCCCCCTGCACGACCACCTTGTCGTCGTAAGCGACGGCGACGGCCCCCCCGTGCGACGCTCGCCACCGTTCGTACTCGGTGTTGCCGGGTTCGACGTCGACGCCGGCGGCTTCGAGCCGTCGGCGAGCCTTCTCTGGGTCACACGCAACGCTTGGCATCGTCCCCGCTTCGGGAACCACGTATTAAGTGCGTTCGTCCTCGCCGACACCGTGTGCCGCGTTCGCACGCCGGCCCCCACGCTTAAGTGTCAGTGGAGGTGGTAGTGAAAAATGTGATGACACGGCCCACCCGCCAACGGGAGCGCGACGGTGACCGTCGCCGATGGACCGCGGATGCGGACGAGGAGGAGGCGGACTCTGACGAGATCGACCTCGACGAGGTAGACTCGGACGAGATCATCCGCACGGGGGACGGCGAACTCATTCACGAACCGACGGGGCTCATCATCGAGGAGGAACAGATCGACCCGGGACCGGAGTGGCGGGCGTTCAACCACTCAGAGCGACAGCAGAAGTCCCGGGTCGGCGCGCCGACGACCCAGACGATGCACGACAAGGGGTTGACGACGACCATCGACTGGAAGGACAAAGACGCCTACGGCCGCTCCATCTCCTCGAAGAAACGCTCGCAGATGCACCGCCTGCGGAAGTGGCAAGAGCGCATCCGGACGAAGGACGCGGGCGAGCGTAACCTCCAGTTCGCGCTGAGCGAGATCGACCGGATGGCGAGTGCGCTCGGCGTGCCGCGGTCGGTGCGCGAGGTCGCGTCGGTCATCTACCGCCGCGCGCTCTCTGAGGACCTCATCCGTGGGCGAAGTATCGAGGGTGTCGCCACCAGCGCGCTCTACGCCGCCTGTCGCAAGGAGGGCATCCCGCGGTCGCTCGAGGAGATCGCCGAGGTCTCCCGCGTCGAGCGCAAGGAGATCGGTCGTACCTACCGGTACATCTCCCAGGAACTCGGCCTCGAGATGAAACCCGTCGACCCGAAGCGGTACGTCCCACGCTTCTGTTCGGAACTCGACCTCTCGAAGGAGGTCCAGTCGAAAGCCGAAGAGATCATCGAGACCACCGCCGAGAAGGGCCTGCTCTCGGGGAAGTCGCCCACCGGCTTCGCAGCCGCGGCCATCTACGCGGCCTCGCTCCTCTGTAACGAGAAGAAGACCCAGCGTGAGGTCGCCGACGTCGCGCAGGTGACCGAGGTCACCATCCGCAACCGGTATCAAGAACAGATTGAAGCGATGGGCATCCACAACTGAGTGGTCTCTCCTCTGTTCCCGTCGGCGAACCTTCTTGTGTGAGGACGGGCCCACCCCGGTCCATGCTGTGACCGTCCACCCGGACCGGCCCGCGGAGCGTGGTGCACCGGTTCACGGGCTACGATTCGCGCCACCGGCTCGCCAACGAGAGCGTTCGCCACCCGCGGACGAGTAAGGCTCAAGCCTCCGCTCGCACTACCTTCGCTGATGCGTCTCGACGAGTATCTCGACATCGAGGAGAACGAGCGTGCCGAGCGCCGTCGCCTCGTCGAGGAGAAGTCCTACGCCATCCTCGACCACCTCGAGACCTTTCAGGACCGATTCGACGAGGTGGTCCAGGGTGACTCGCTGTACGGCGGCGTCTCCCCCTCGATATTCGTCGGCCGTTCGAACTACCCCCGGGTCTCGACGGGCATCCTCTCGCCCGTCGGCCACGACGAGGACGCCGCGACGTTCGAGACCTCGGCGGGGTGGTACGACGAGGGGGTCTCCATCTCCGACGTGTTCGCGAGACGGACCTCGCTGCTCAACTCGAACCAGTCCACCACGGTCGATTCGGTCCACGACACGTGGGACGGCTTCCTCGGCGTCCAGCGTGAGGTCGCCATCTCGGACCGCCCCGTCACCGTCGAAATCGGACTGGACGGGAGACCCGACGTGGACCTCGACCCTGGTCGCGACGATATCGCCACGCCAACCGGTCCGCGTGCGCGGGCTCGGTCCGCACAGTTGGGTGAGAACCCCCACGTCCCCCGTCCGGTCGAGAAGACGCTGGAGGACGACGACTGGAACGCACAGGGGGCGATGACGTACCTGTACAGACGCGGCTTCGACGTCTACGACGTCAACACTATCCTCTCGGCGGGGGCGCTCGGACGGGGGGAGAACCGACGCCTGGTCCCGACGCGGTGGTCGATTACGGCCGTCGACGACACCGTGGGGCAGTATCTCCGTGGCCGCATCCGTGACGCTCCCTCCGTCGACACCGTAGAGGTGTACCGCAACGAGTTCCTCGGCAACGCCTTCTGGGTCGTTCTCCTCCCCGGCACGTGGGAGTTCGAACTCGTCGAACTGAAGGCGCCGGGCAGCGTCTGGAACCCCGACCCCGAAGCGGGCGTCTGGCTCGCCGCCGACCACGAGGGCCACGAGGGCCGAACCGGTTACGTCGAGGAGACGGCCGGCGCGTACCACGCCTCCCGCCTCGGCGTCCTCGAACATCTCGAGTCGCGGGGCCGGCAGGCGAAGGCGCTCGTCCTCAGACACGTCTCCGACGACTACTGGGGGCCGTGTGGGGTGTGGCAGGTCAGAGAGAGCGTCCGCAACGCCTTCGACGAGGGGGGGACGGCGGAGACGCTCGGCGAGGCAGTGCGCTCTGTCGCGCCGTACCTGCCGGTCTCGCTCGACCGTCTCCGGCGCACGTCGACGATGGTGTCGGGTGTCCAGGCGACGCTGGGAGACTTCTCCACCGAGTGAGTCGGCCGCCGCGGGCTCAAAGCCTATGTCGACGGCGACTCGTACCCTCCCTCATGGTCCCACTGTTCCCCGGTGTTCCGGGCGGGCCGGAACTCCTCGTCGTTCTCTTGCTCGCTGTCGCGCTGTTCGGCGTGCCGGTCGTCGTCGCGGTGCTCGGCTGGCGACACCTCCGTGGCTCCGGTCGCGTCGACGAACTCGAGGCACGGGTCCGTGAGCTGGAGTCGGAACTCGAAGACGTCGACGACGAACGAACCGAACACGGTCGTCCCGACGACGGCGGGGGACGGGGCACCGACGACGAGCCACCGCGCTGAGCCGTCGGCGTCAGTCGTCGGCTTCGGTCTCGACCGCCGTGTCGAGGTTCCCCCACGCCTCCTCGACCATCTCGCCCGTCGTGGCGACGATGTCGGCCATCTCGTCGTCGTCGGGTGCCATCCCGACCAGGCGAGCGATGCGCATGATGCTCACGTGGTAGACCTCCTGGACGCCGGGTTCGGTCTGCCAGACGACGACGTTACACGGCATCAGGCCGCCGAGCGTGTTGTCGCTGGCGTCGAGGGCGCGGTCCGCGACCGCGGGACTGCACGCACCGAGCACGTAGTAGGGGTCGCGGTCGGCCCCGATTTTCTCGTTGAGGAGGTCCGAGACGGAGAACTCGACGGCCGTCCCGAAGCCCGCCTGCGCGAACGCCTCGCGGACGTGCTCGATCGCCTCCTCGTGTTCCATCTGGAGTGTCGTCCGGTGCTCACCGATGTCCTCACCCGTGAGGACGGACGGATCGATTGGGAGCGTCATCGCCCGTCTCTTGGACAGCGACCGACGAAAAGGTATGGTAGTGTACCGTTCGTGCACGTATCTTCGGCTGAGTCGGCGCGACGCCGAACCGACCGTCACTCACAGCGGAATCGGCAGGAACGAGAACCACTCGATGACTCGCTCGGGGGGGAGAATCGGCGGGTGGAGGACGAGCCAGTCGAGGAGCACGAGGCCGAGCCCGTGGGCGACGATGGACGGAAGGATGGAGTTGGCGTCGTAGTCGACCGCACCGAAGAGGACGTCTGTCGGCCCCGACAGGAGCAGTTCGATGGGCGGCTTGCCGACGTGGTGGAGGGCGTACACGACCGGCGAGATGAAGACGCTCTTGAATCCGAGTTCGTCCCGGACGCCGACACAGAGGAGGCCGCGGTAGTACGTCTCGGCGGCGACCACGACCACGAACTGCTGGAGTGCGTGCGGGAGAAACGCCGAGAGCGCCGTCGACGTCTCCCACATCGGGTAGTACGCGCGGATGCTCGGGAGCGACGAGCCGACCAGATAGAAGGGGAGGACGAACAGCGCGATGAGCACGGCGTTTCGGAGCGCACGGCGGTCGACGCGCCATCCGAGATGCCGCCCGTGCGTGATGGCGAGCGCGGCCGGGAGGGCGATGAAGACCACCGTGTCACGCAGGGCGCGCATCGTGAGGTTTCCCCGGGGGACCTGCCACGCGCTCCAGAGGACCGAGAGGACGAGTCCGACGAGGAGCGTCCGCTGGACCCACGAGAGTTCCTCGAGTCGAGCGAGAGAGAACCGTTCGAGTCGCGGCACGCCCCTACTCGGTCTGGATGGGCGCGTCTCCGACCGCCTCGGTGACGGCCGCCACGAAGGACTGCCGCGTGTCGAAGTACGTGACGTCGACGTCTCCGAGGACGTCCGCGAGCGACTGGGGACCGGCGGGCGTGCGGATGACGCTGTCGCCTTCCTTCTCGATGACGCGGCTCTTCTCGTGTGGCCAGGTCAGTCGAGCGGCGACGCGCGCGAGTGGCTGCCCCTCGACCGCCTCGCCCTCGCCGAGTTCGACGACAGGCTCCTCCGCTGCTTCTTCGTCGTCTGCCATGCGCGTCGCTTGGCCATCACCGACAGTAAACTCTTCCCTTCCGTCCCGATTGGGGTGGTCTCGCTCGCGTCCCTGCCGTCGGCTCTCGGGGGCCACACACCCGCCGAGGGGAGACGTCGCCAACGTCTTGCGGACGTCTGACGTATCGTTTTGTGTCCGGGCAGTGTACTCGCGCCCATGACCAGTCTCTCGGAGGTGTACACAGGGGAGGGACGGTCGGGCGAACACCGCCCGGACCTCCGGCGGCTGTACGCAGGCGTCAGCCTCTTCCTCGTCGGCGCGCTCCTCGTACTGAGCGGGATTCTCGTCGCGGCGACGGACCTTCTCTACACGACGGCGACGCTCGAAGGCATCACGAACAGCCGCCACGTCGGCGGCGTCCTCGGCGGCCTCGGCGTCCCTGCGGTCTTCCTCGGTGTGTTGACGATTCTCCCCTCGGCGAAACGGACGCGGCTGGCCGCGCTCGTCGGGGCCGCTATCGCCGTCCTCGGTGTCGGTATGTTCTGGCACGCCTACCCGTGTCAGTGGTCCGGGTCGAACTGTGGAGCCGGGCTGATGGACCTCACGCTCCCCACCGTCGGTGTCTACTTCTTCGGCGTCATCACGACGTTCTGGTGGCTCTTCGTCGGCATCGCCAACTTCAAGACGCGGAACGCGCCCGGCGGCACCGTCCGGATGGAGGTCACCCGCCAGGGCGAGACGAAGGTCGTCGAGGTGCCACAGCCCGGTCCGGGCAGCGTCGGCCTCTTCGGCTCCCAGCCCGACGGCGGCGTCGAGACCCAGACGGGCTCCGAGGGGACCGGCGACGGCGCCTCGTGGAGTTCGGCGATGTTCTCCCCGACGGCCGACTCGTCGTCCGCTTCGACTGCTGCCTCGCGCTCGCAACCGGCGCCGTCGCGCTCGCCGACCTCCCCGGCGTCAGACGGCGGCGCGACCACCACCGACATCCGCTCGCCGCTCGACGGGAGCGGGGACGACGGCACCGAGTTCGTCCCCAACCCAGGAGACGAGCCCACCCCCCGGCAGGTCGGCGACCGCTACTGCGGGAGCTGTCAGCACTTCGATTACGTCCGGACCGGACAGGGCATCCAGCCGTACTGCGGCCTCCACGACGACCTGATGGACGACATGGACGCCTGCGACGAGTGGACGGCCCGCTGACGGCCCCGGTTCTGTTCGCCCCTCCGACTCACTCCGTCTCGTCTTTCACCCGCCTCAGCCGTGCCCGGACGTCGTCCCAGTGGCTCCCCTTCCAGAACACCTGCCCGCAGTCACGACACCGGTGACACGGCGTCTCCGTGGGGTCCGGCGCGTACGCGGGGACCGTTTCGTCCTCACCGACCGGGGCGACCCGACCGTTACACCGTCCACACCGTGCCGGCTCGTCCGCGAGCGAGAGGTCGAAGCCGTCCGCCAGCAGTTCACGGAGCTGGTCGTCTATCTCCCGGGCGTCGATGCGGACGCCGGCGGGCGCTCTGTCGGCTAGCTGTCTGTCTCTCGTCAGGAGCTGTCGCCCTTCGTCGCGAGCCACGGCGAGCAGGTCCTCGTCGGCCTCGAGCCCGCGGTCGAGCGCGTACGCCGCGTCGTACCCGCACATCCGAAGGTAGCGCGCCAGCTTGCCGAGCATCGCGTCGACGAGGAGTCGTCGGGCCATCAGCCGTCGAGGAACGCCCGAACCTCGTCGACGTTCCAGGTGTTGAGCACGTCGGCGGCCTCGGCCCAGCCTCGGCGCGCCGTGTGGACGCCGTAGCGGACGTTGTCGAACTCGCTCGGCGCGTGTGCGTCGGTGTTCACGACGACGACCGCGCCGGCGTCGACGGCTGCCCGGACGCCCGAGCCGTCGAGGTCGAGCCGGTGCGGGTTGGCGTTCACCTCCAGCGCCGTGCCCGCCTCCGCCGCGGCCGCCGCGATTCGCTCGTCGTCGAGTTCCATCCCCTTCCGGCGGTTCAACAGTCGGCCAGTCGGGTGGCCGAGCACGTCCACCGCGGGGTGTTCGATGGCGGCGACGAGTCGTTCGGTCGCCTCCTCGCGGCCTTGGTCGAGCGCGGCGTGCGGCGAGGCGACCACGATGTCCAGGTCGTCGAGGAGGGCGTCGTCCACCGAGAGGCCGCCGTCGGCGTCGATGTTCGCTTCGACGCCGTGGAACACTTCGATGTCGAACGCGTCGGCCGCCTCGGCGACGACCGATGCCTGCTCTCTCAGCTCCGCGTCCGAGAGGCCCACGCCGCCGACCATCCCCGCACCCGTCGCGTGGTCGGTGACCGCGTGGTAGTCGTAGCCCCGTTCTTCGGCCCCCGCGAGCATCGCTTCGAGCGTGGCGCGCCCGTCCGACCAGTCCGTGTGGGTGTGGAGGTCGCCGCGGACCTCGTCCGTGGTGACGAGGTCCGGGAGGTCGCCGGCGGCCGCCGCGTCGACCTCGCCGGTGTCCTCGCGCATCTCGGGTTCGATCCACGCGAGCTCCAACGCCGCGTACATCTCCTCTTCGGTGCGCCCCGCGACCCGTTCGCCGACGCGCTGGCCGGCGTCGGGGTCATCTACGTCGGAGACGTCGAACACGCCGTACTCGTTCATCTTCAGCCCGCGGGCGATGGCGCGGTT
It contains:
- a CDS encoding SDR family oxidoreductase; amino-acid sequence: MHPKTVLITGCSSGIGRATALAFLDEEWEVYATARNPADIETLGDRGCDISTLDVTDPEDVDRVVSRIVDEHGRIDCLVNNAGYAQFGPVEDVPTEKVHDQFDVNVYGPHRLTRAVLPHMREQESGTIVNVSSVAGRLSFPGGGVYCASKFALEAMSDALRVEVDEYDIDVVLVEPGPVDTQFDQRAADEVTAEELDRSEAYDSFYKAFDDMQAVGGGGFWEESPERVADDIVNAASATKPAARYPVGTVAAVAVLGRFVPDSLRDSAFGLLRKLS
- a CDS encoding endonuclease V, with translation MEPHFPQYLPDASATREEMKTLQRRVAEAASFADEFTFDPTRIGSGVDGPQSTLGPGGRDRTGPDAPVVAGIDQAFLDDAAVSAVVCLQGGEVVERAHAVSPLSIPYVPGLLSFREGGPIVDALAELETDPDLLFFDGSGRIHYRQAGLATHMGVVFDRPSVGIAKSLLCGRPRESVDGRPEGWRTPILADSDVDAPDGRVIGYAVQSRQYASSRKINPLYVSPGHRVSAGTAADLVVRCCDGYKLPEPTRLADAYADEVKAEYLEDA
- a CDS encoding rhomboid family intramembrane serine protease, whose protein sequence is MAKCDACGKEENLPYQCRRCGQTFCGEHRLPENHNCPGLNDWNDPAGVFESDFDDSVENRGGRSKGVLDRVTSTGGPLGYFRGNMSYLFLGLMWITFALQYFLFPFVLGFGPRSGVWQAVFVLNPGSIEYVWTWVTSVFAHGGFTHIAFNSIALYFFGPVVERYLNTKRFTALFFGAGILAGLAQVGTTLVTTGPFGPGVVGASGAIMGVLGVLTVLNPNLKVYLYFIIPMPLWVLTFGFAAFSLVAGFGAANGVGALGGNVAHFAHLVGLVVGLAYGGRVKGKVGVPKSLQFGGGGGAGGPGRGRF
- a CDS encoding inorganic diphosphatase translates to MVNLWEDMETGPDAPDVVYAVVECLKGERNKYEYDKDVPGVVLDRVLHSNVHYPSDYGFMPQTYYDDGDPFDVLVLVEDQTFPGCIIEARPVALMGMDDDGEQDDKVIAVPTEDPRYDHITDVDDLTAQTRAEIAEFFETYKNLEEGKEVETLGWEDAQAAKDAIEHAMDLYEENFA
- a CDS encoding PadR family transcriptional regulator, whose amino-acid sequence is MSEAQTLGTESGMARDLTAFQQNILVILAEEPMYGLAIKRHLEDYYGTEVNHGRLYPNLDDLVEMGLVNKSELDKRTNQYELTDDGHQTVLDRFNWMLSKFVTSEERADEVRELVDGHL
- a CDS encoding DUF7108 family protein, yielding MADDLPDELLDEAERLTRLARDVPNPEEAAAHRDRRDELLAEHGYTARYREDDDTLVLNPSDWFEDGVARTERMDDLSRAVERSLSGAGADDEWQAVEADNADLVERLGEEHGVVHAANARAFADFMGNHYTRRIEAASGREVKEFLEEYYPRNAWPTAEQKAVIEESLRLLFDAAGCDRPSYR
- the rnhA gene encoding ribonuclease HI; this encodes MPSVACDPEKARRRLEAAGVDVEPGNTEYERWRASHGGAVAVAYDDKVVVQGATPVDLLGHLRESGGRAHVYFDGACRGNPGPASVGYAIVTADGVVAEGSERIGESTNNRAEYEALIRALEVARDHGFDEVDVRGDAELIVKQVRGEWNTNDPDLRERRVTALELLSGFDRWSLEHVPREINDRADSLANEALDDG
- a CDS encoding transcription initiation factor IIB, whose amino-acid sequence is MTRPTRQRERDGDRRRWTADADEEEADSDEIDLDEVDSDEIIRTGDGELIHEPTGLIIEEEQIDPGPEWRAFNHSERQQKSRVGAPTTQTMHDKGLTTTIDWKDKDAYGRSISSKKRSQMHRLRKWQERIRTKDAGERNLQFALSEIDRMASALGVPRSVREVASVIYRRALSEDLIRGRSIEGVATSALYAACRKEGIPRSLEEIAEVSRVERKEIGRTYRYISQELGLEMKPVDPKRYVPRFCSELDLSKEVQSKAEEIIETTAEKGLLSGKSPTGFAAAAIYAASLLCNEKKTQREVADVAQVTEVTIRNRYQEQIEAMGIHN
- the nreA gene encoding DNA repair protein NreA: MRLDEYLDIEENERAERRRLVEEKSYAILDHLETFQDRFDEVVQGDSLYGGVSPSIFVGRSNYPRVSTGILSPVGHDEDAATFETSAGWYDEGVSISDVFARRTSLLNSNQSTTVDSVHDTWDGFLGVQREVAISDRPVTVEIGLDGRPDVDLDPGRDDIATPTGPRARARSAQLGENPHVPRPVEKTLEDDDWNAQGAMTYLYRRGFDVYDVNTILSAGALGRGENRRLVPTRWSITAVDDTVGQYLRGRIRDAPSVDTVEVYRNEFLGNAFWVVLLPGTWEFELVELKAPGSVWNPDPEAGVWLAADHEGHEGRTGYVEETAGAYHASRLGVLEHLESRGRQAKALVLRHVSDDYWGPCGVWQVRESVRNAFDEGGTAETLGEAVRSVAPYLPVSLDRLRRTSTMVSGVQATLGDFSTE
- a CDS encoding preprotein translocase subunit TatA — encoded protein: MVPLFPGVPGGPELLVVLLLAVALFGVPVVVAVLGWRHLRGSGRVDELEARVRELESELEDVDDERTEHGRPDDGGGRGTDDEPPR
- a CDS encoding DUF302 domain-containing protein, whose protein sequence is MTLPIDPSVLTGEDIGEHRTTLQMEHEEAIEHVREAFAQAGFGTAVEFSVSDLLNEKIGADRDPYYVLGACSPAVADRALDASDNTLGGLMPCNVVVWQTEPGVQEVYHVSIMRIARLVGMAPDDDEMADIVATTGEMVEEAWGNLDTAVETEADD